In one window of Candidatus Eisenbacteria bacterium DNA:
- a CDS encoding DUF1926 domain-containing protein has translation MRRGVPSGRGQPRRNPLSRGSPPLQRLPLPHRHGPRGGEGSIAEGDPALRPGPPFSPKAAARRRPGGHRRRSVKQLQLCIVIHNHQPTGNFDGVIEEAYRLAYLPFLEALEEQPHVRIALHNSGCLWEWLEARHPEYGRRVEALVASGRIELMGGGFFEPILPLWPERDRRGQIRRMSRFLRERFGVEPRGIWLAERVWEPHLASDLAAEGIEYLCLDDTQLLQVGVKDEDLRGYYLTEDSGAVVAVYPIQMRLRYEIPFAPPEQVIETLRASADPEPGTMRLFGDDGEKFGVWPGTHKLCYGEGWLRRFFDRLGQEGSWLSLALPSEHRMRTPPRGRIYLPAGSYREMTEWALPPDAQEIFSETSRFLRDSGRGDAEALLLKGGTFRNFLVRYAESNQMHKRCLLAHSRLDEAGDISEGLRDEIRDHLWRAQCNCAYWHGVFGGLYLPHLRDAIYREILTGEGKLDRAVRGSDRWAEAALYDYDGDGEREAILRSDRLELHVSPRCGGGVLELDDKVGGRNLVNTLTRRREAYHARFRKEESASDDGARTIHGRFETKEEGLDRFLRYDRGRRMGLSDRIFLTPPTIEDVTGEGGGLGCGARGGAYEADLATGDGWAEAILRGRFTLDSSGERGVAMSRTLRIHAGESRVDVICEIRSLAAMPLRFHFGLEWILNLLAGRAPDRFVLVDGVKPEDPHLAGTGAHPGAASVSLVDEWSGTRVDLSAEGAAAWFRGPLETVSLSETGAERVFQGTILTPVWEIDLGAGAAIRKRMSLAISHSGASSRSEGGPAA, from the coding sequence GTGCGAAGGGGAGTTCCTTCCGGCCGAGGTCAACCTCGGCGGAATCCACTTTCGAGAGGGAGCCCGCCGCTACAACGACTACCTCTTCCTCACCGACACGGACCTCGCGGCGGCGAAGGATCTATTGCGGAGGGGGATCCCGCTCTACGTCCAGGACCTCCCTTCAGCCCCAAAGCGGCCGCTCGCCGACGTCCTGGCGGCCACAGGAGAAGGAGCGTGAAGCAGCTTCAGCTATGCATCGTGATCCACAACCACCAGCCGACGGGCAACTTCGACGGCGTGATAGAGGAGGCCTATCGTCTAGCCTATCTTCCTTTCCTCGAAGCGCTCGAGGAGCAGCCGCACGTGCGGATCGCCCTCCACAACTCCGGCTGCCTCTGGGAGTGGCTTGAGGCGCGCCATCCGGAGTACGGGCGCCGTGTGGAGGCGCTCGTCGCCTCGGGTCGGATCGAGCTCATGGGCGGGGGTTTCTTCGAGCCGATCCTGCCGCTCTGGCCCGAGCGCGATCGCAGGGGGCAGATCAGGCGGATGTCGCGATTTCTGCGGGAGCGTTTCGGAGTCGAGCCCCGCGGCATCTGGCTGGCCGAACGCGTCTGGGAGCCCCATCTGGCGAGCGACCTCGCCGCCGAGGGGATCGAGTATCTCTGCCTCGACGACACCCAGCTCCTTCAGGTGGGAGTCAAGGACGAGGATCTGCGCGGCTACTATCTGACGGAGGACTCGGGCGCGGTGGTGGCCGTCTATCCCATCCAGATGCGCCTGCGCTACGAGATCCCCTTCGCCCCGCCGGAGCAGGTCATCGAGACGCTGCGCGCTTCCGCCGACCCGGAGCCCGGAACGATGCGCCTCTTCGGCGACGACGGCGAGAAGTTCGGCGTCTGGCCCGGGACCCACAAGCTCTGCTACGGGGAAGGGTGGCTGAGGCGGTTCTTCGACCGACTTGGGCAGGAGGGTTCGTGGCTCAGCCTGGCGCTTCCGTCGGAGCACAGGATGCGCACTCCGCCCCGCGGCAGGATCTACCTGCCCGCGGGCTCCTACAGGGAGATGACCGAGTGGGCCCTTCCTCCCGACGCCCAGGAGATCTTCAGCGAGACGTCGCGATTCCTGCGCGACTCGGGGCGCGGGGATGCCGAGGCGCTGCTTCTCAAGGGCGGGACCTTCAGGAACTTCCTCGTTCGCTACGCCGAATCGAATCAGATGCACAAGAGGTGTCTCCTCGCGCACTCGCGACTCGATGAGGCGGGCGACATCTCCGAGGGGCTTCGCGACGAGATCCGCGATCATCTCTGGCGCGCCCAGTGCAACTGCGCATACTGGCACGGCGTCTTTGGAGGGCTCTACCTGCCTCACCTGAGAGACGCCATCTATCGGGAGATCTTGACCGGGGAGGGGAAGCTCGATCGCGCCGTGCGCGGGTCGGACCGCTGGGCCGAGGCCGCGCTCTACGACTACGACGGCGACGGCGAGCGAGAAGCGATTCTGCGCTCTGACAGGCTCGAGCTTCACGTCTCTCCGCGCTGCGGAGGAGGGGTGCTGGAGCTGGACGACAAGGTCGGCGGACGAAACCTCGTCAACACCCTCACGCGCCGGCGGGAGGCCTATCATGCCCGCTTCCGCAAGGAGGAATCGGCGAGCGATGACGGAGCGCGGACGATCCATGGCCGATTCGAGACCAAGGAGGAGGGCCTCGATCGCTTCCTGAGATACGACCGGGGCCGGCGGATGGGCCTGTCGGATCGGATCTTCCTGACCCCGCCGACGATCGAGGATGTCACGGGGGAAGGGGGCGGCCTCGGCTGCGGCGCGCGCGGTGGGGCCTACGAGGCCGATCTGGCCACCGGAGACGGCTGGGCGGAGGCGATCCTGAGGGGTCGGTTCACGCTCGATTCCTCCGGGGAGCGTGGGGTCGCCATGTCGAGAACCCTTCGCATCCACGCCGGAGAGTCCCGAGTCGACGTGATCTGCGAGATCCGTTCCCTGGCGGCCATGCCCCTCAGATTCCACTTTGGCCTCGAGTGGATCCTGAACCTCCTCGCGGGGCGGGCGCCGGATCGATTCGTTCTTGTCGACGGCGTGAAGCCCGAGGATCCTCACCTGGCCGGAACGGGGGCCCACCCGGGAGCCGCCTCGGTCTCGCTGGTCGATGAGTGGTCCGGGACCCGGGTCGATCTCTCGGCGGAGGGCGCGGCGGCCTGGTTTCGGGGACCCCTCGAGACGGTCTCCCTCTCTGAGACCGGCGCGGAGCGGGTTTTCCAGGGCACAATCCTGACGCCTGTCTGGGAGATCGATCTCGGAGCGGGCGCGGCGATCCGGAAACGGATGAGCCTTGCGATCTCCCATTCGGGCGCTTCGAGCCGATCTGAGGGAGGTCCGGCCGCGTGA
- a CDS encoding PTS galactitol transporter subunit IIBC gives MMATEVFGILVTHGSLGDELVRTAEAIVGPQEGIAVLSNAGASLEDLASRLKGLIEGRAARGALFLFVDLLGGSCGHACQEILRVDPRTVLFSGVNLPMFLEFLHQRDRVGIEELRERLLAKGRNGIQCLS, from the coding sequence ATGATGGCGACGGAGGTCTTCGGGATTCTGGTGACGCACGGCTCGCTGGGCGACGAGCTGGTCCGCACTGCGGAGGCGATCGTGGGTCCCCAGGAGGGGATTGCCGTGCTCAGCAACGCCGGGGCTTCCCTCGAGGATCTCGCCTCCAGGCTCAAGGGGCTGATCGAGGGGCGCGCCGCCCGGGGCGCGCTCTTTCTCTTCGTCGACCTGCTGGGCGGAAGCTGCGGCCACGCATGCCAAGAGATCCTGCGCGTCGATCCGCGGACGGTCCTCTTCTCAGGCGTGAATCTCCCGATGTTCCTCGAATTCCTGCACCAGCGCGACCGTGTCGGCATCGAAGAACTCCGGGAGCGGCTGCTCGCGAAGGGTCGCAACGGGATCCAGTGCCTCTCGTGA
- the hprK gene encoding HPr(Ser) kinase/phosphatase → MTGLSIREFYEQAGAQAQLRILGKGLSSRQPISVSDLNRPGLALTGFVDNFSWERILIFGQTEVSYLLTLGDEARKRALEHVFQFPIPCVVVSKGLTPPAPLCELADDRQIPVLGSELETTPLIHTVTSFLEETFAPSTSMHASLVDVYGVGLLITGRSAIGKSECALDLVERGARLVADDIVTIRRQRNVLIGSGNEMLRHCMEIRGIGIVDVQSIFGIRSIRARKRVEVEVNLREWDATEDYERLGLEERQTTILDVRIPLVVVPIFPGKNITVIAETIALNYLVKAYGYSPAEHLNENLLQMIRRKKNLEILARDDLE, encoded by the coding sequence ATGACAGGCCTGTCGATTCGCGAGTTCTACGAGCAGGCGGGGGCCCAGGCCCAGCTGAGGATCCTCGGCAAGGGGCTGTCGAGCCGGCAGCCCATTTCGGTGAGCGACCTCAACAGGCCTGGGCTCGCGCTCACGGGGTTCGTCGACAACTTCTCGTGGGAGCGAATCCTGATCTTCGGGCAGACGGAGGTCAGCTATCTCCTGACACTCGGGGACGAGGCGCGGAAGAGGGCGCTCGAGCACGTCTTCCAGTTCCCGATCCCCTGCGTCGTCGTGAGCAAGGGGCTCACGCCCCCGGCTCCGCTCTGCGAGCTCGCGGACGACAGGCAGATTCCGGTGCTCGGCTCCGAACTGGAGACGACGCCGCTCATTCACACCGTCACCTCGTTTCTCGAAGAGACCTTCGCCCCCTCGACCTCGATGCACGCCTCGCTTGTCGACGTCTATGGCGTAGGTCTCCTCATCACCGGGCGCAGCGCGATCGGCAAGAGCGAGTGCGCCCTCGACCTGGTGGAGAGGGGCGCCCGGCTCGTCGCGGACGACATCGTCACGATCCGCAGGCAGCGCAACGTGCTGATCGGCTCCGGCAACGAGATGCTCCGCCACTGCATGGAGATCCGCGGGATCGGGATCGTCGATGTCCAGAGCATCTTCGGAATCCGCTCGATCAGAGCCCGGAAGCGCGTCGAGGTGGAGGTGAACCTCAGGGAGTGGGACGCGACGGAGGACTACGAGCGCCTGGGTCTGGAGGAGAGGCAGACAACGATCCTGGACGTCAGGATCCCTCTCGTGGTCGTGCCGATCTTCCCTGGCAAGAACATCACCGTGATCGCCGAGACGATCGCGCTGAACTACCTCGTCAAGGCGTACGGGTACAGTCCCGCGGAGCATTTGAACGAGAACCTGCTCCAGATGATCCGCCGCAAGAAGAACCTCGAGATCCTGGCTCGGGACGATCTGGAATAG
- a CDS encoding PTS sugar transporter subunit IIB, translating into MPRDPARRSADGPLLRRESPDVPRIPAPARPCRHRRTPGAAAREGSQRDPVPLVIPFALVRVDDRLLHGQVSLGWRGALEPRSFVIVDDEVASDPLSAALFESAVPDGCRLVVLSAAAFLSGKGLEGIDPSRSILLLRGLPQLRSLCEGEFLPAEVNLGGIHFREGARRYNDYLFLTDTDLAAAKDLLRRGIPLYVQDLPSAPKRPLADVLAATGEGA; encoded by the coding sequence ATGCCAAGAGATCCTGCGCGTCGATCCGCGGACGGTCCTCTTCTCAGGCGTGAATCTCCCGATGTTCCTCGAATTCCTGCACCAGCGCGACCGTGTCGGCATCGAAGAACTCCGGGAGCGGCTGCTCGCGAAGGGTCGCAACGGGATCCAGTGCCTCTCGTGATCCCCTTCGCCCTTGTGCGCGTGGACGACCGTCTGCTGCACGGCCAGGTTTCGCTCGGCTGGCGGGGAGCCCTGGAGCCGCGCTCGTTCGTCATCGTCGATGACGAGGTGGCGTCCGATCCCTTGAGCGCCGCTCTCTTCGAATCGGCCGTTCCGGATGGATGCCGGCTCGTCGTCCTGAGCGCCGCCGCGTTCCTGTCGGGGAAGGGGCTCGAAGGGATCGATCCGTCCCGCTCGATCCTCTTGCTCCGCGGACTTCCTCAGCTGCGGTCGCTGTGCGAAGGGGAGTTCCTTCCGGCCGAGGTCAACCTCGGCGGAATCCACTTTCGAGAGGGAGCCCGCCGCTACAACGACTACCTCTTCCTCACCGACACGGACCTCGCGGCGGCGAAGGATCTATTGCGGAGGGGGATCCCGCTCTACGTCCAGGACCTCCCTTCAGCCCCAAAGCGGCCGCTCGCCGACGTCCTGGCGGCCACAGGAGAAGGAGCGTGA